Proteins encoded in a region of the Mustelus asterias chromosome X, sMusAst1.hap1.1, whole genome shotgun sequence genome:
- the LOC144481912 gene encoding keratin, type I cytoskeletal 18-like has product MNFRNYSSMSTHSGPISLRRSMPLQSSSSSISGYGHRMTVSRVSAVPRVGSSLASSGGASNLAMGNEKETMQDLNDRLAAYLDKVRTLETANSTLELQIKEHLDARGPSVQDWSIYEKPLNELRKEVYDMTVDNARLVLQIDNARLAADDFRVKWESELSIRQSVENDINGLRKVIDDTNIGRLHLESEIESLKEELVYIRKNHEEEIKALRSQVADSSVHVEVDSPQGPDLSKIIAEIRKQYEEVAQKNKDDAESWYKNQMDSYKVEVQHNTEELRSAKGQVTELHRQIQSLEVELESLLSMKNSLEGTLRDTEMRYDMELQSINGMISKLEGDLFQIRTDMQSQVREYEILLNIKMKLEAEIATYKRLLDGEELNALVESTSGVTTQTIKKTVTTTQKTIDGKVILDESVHIK; this is encoded by the exons ATGAATTTCAGAAATTATTCCTCCATGTCAACCCACAGTGGGCCCATCTCCCTGCGGAGATCTATGCCGCTGCAGTCCAGTTCCAGCAGCATCAGTGGCTATGGCCATAGGATGACTGTCAGCCGGGTCTCTGCCGTGCCCCGGGTGGGTAGCAGTCTGGCCAGCAGCGGTGGTGCCAGCAACCTGGCCATGGGCAACGAGAAGGAGACCATGCAGGACCTGAACGACCGCCTGGCTGCCTACCTGGATAAGGTACGCACCCTGGAGACGGCCAACAGCACGTTGGAGCTGCAGATCAAAGAGCATCTGGACGCCAGGGGGCCCAGCGTCCAGGACTGGAGTATCTACGAGAAGCCTTTAAATGAGCTTCGCAAAGAG GTGTATGATATGACCGTAGATAATGCACGCTTGGTCCTTCAGATTGACAATGCTCGCCTGGCTGCTGATGATTTCAGAGTGAA GTGGGAGTCTGAGCTGAGCATCAGACAGTCCGTGGAGAATGACATTAATGGACTGCGTAAAGTCATCGATGACACCAACATTGGGCGCTTGCACCTGGAGAGCGAGATCGAGTCTCTGAAAGAGGAACTGGTCTACATCAGGAAAAACCATGAGGAG GAAATCAAAGCTCTTCGCTCCCAGGTTGCTGACTCCAGTGTGCACGTCGAAGTGGATTCTCCTCAAGGTCCAGATCTGTCTAAGATCATTGCTGAAATCAGGAAGCAGTATGAAGAGGTGGCACAGAAAAACAAGGATGATGCGGAGAGCTGGTACAAGAACCAG ATGGACAGTTACAAAGTTGAAGTCCAACACAACACTGAAGAATTAAGAAGTGCAAAGGGACAAGTTACTGAACTGCATCGCCAGATACAGTCCCTGGAAGTTGAGTTGGAGAGTCTTCTAAGCATG AAAAACTCACTGGAAGGCACTCTCAGGGATACAGAAATGAGGTATGACATGGAGCTACAGAGCATCAATGGCATGATTAGCAAGCTGGAGGGAGATCTATTTCAGATCCGCACTGATATGCAGTCCCAAGTCAGAGAGTATGAAATCCTACTGAACATAAAGATGAAACTGGAGGCTGAAATAGCAACGTACAAACGCCtgctggatggagaggagttgaa TGCACTTGTTGAGTCAACTTCAG GCGTTACCACACAGACTATCAAGAAGACTGTCACCACCACTCAGAAAACTATCGATGGCAAAGTGATATTGGATGAGTCCGTCCACATCAAATAG